TAAGTCCACGTGAAACAGAGGAAAAATATCAGAGGAAAAATATGAAAAAAAATGCTGAAAAACCAGATACTCTTACAGCCGGATTATACATAATTGGCTTCATAATATGTGGATACTTTATCATAAAAATTATTTTGGCATTATAATTTACTTAAATGAAGATATTTTGATTATTTGGCAGTCCTCTGTATTTGAGCATGGAATTTGGAGTAAATTAAGAAAAGCAATTATTTAGATCCTGTTTTGTAGTTTAAAGGTCTACATATAACTAAAGTTCTTCTTTTACAGTTTCATCAGAACTCTTCTTTTCAATTCTTTTGTTCGACCAATGTAAAACTAAAATGATTCCTATTAAGATCCCTATTACCACTGCCAGGATTTCAGTAATGTAATTTAGTAAGAAGTCAATGTGAAAAGATTTAATCAGCATTTTCATTAAATGTTCCATTCCCAAATAATCCTTTGTGGTTCTGGAAAAACTCCATCCAAATAAAGGCCAGAAAAAAGTTTGAGGATTTAACAACATTTCGTCTTCAAAAAGATGTAAAAAAGAGCCAGAAGCAAGGGAAAGGCCCCTAATATCTCTTCTTTTATCGTAAATATACAAAGCTGTTAGAAATAGAAGAAGAGAGAAAAGCAGGGTATGGCCTACAATTCGCCCGCTTGCAAAAGTTGAAGCAAAGATTACTTCACCTATTGGCTTATCAATTAAATCAGGCAGAATAGCTCCGACTGCCAGATATCTTGGATCTATAACAGTTCTTAGTCGGGGTATAAAAATTCCAAGTCCAAAAAATATCCCGAGTGTAACGCCCAGATGTCCAAAGAGAAGCATCAAAATTAAACTATCTTTTTGTATTAAAACATTGTCGGTTTCTTGATATACCTTAGTTTCTTGATTATACTTTATTTTTATGAGGCATAAATACAGGGTTTTCAAAAATCAATATTTATTAACAGAAATTTGAATT
The genomic region above belongs to Methanosarcina horonobensis HB-1 = JCM 15518 and contains:
- a CDS encoding metal-dependent hydrolase; this encodes MLLFGHLGVTLGIFFGLGIFIPRLRTVIDPRYLAVGAILPDLIDKPIGEVIFASTFASGRIVGHTLLFSLLLFLTALYIYDKRRDIRGLSLASGSFLHLFEDEMLLNPQTFFWPLFGWSFSRTTKDYLGMEHLMKMLIKSFHIDFLLNYITEILAVVIGILIGIILVLHWSNKRIEKKSSDETVKEEL